In Paenibacillus sp. FSL R7-0345, a single window of DNA contains:
- a CDS encoding GNAT family N-acetyltransferase — MIRYRRPKQDDSVIMDLIEKQLVPLSHLPQTIINQVRKDLPRRLSQGVTLVACPDYESDPLGFVHFMLHGDLLYIDMLAIAPAARRKRWGNLLMDRAERFALSRGCKRAKVAVDTGNTAGISFYEKMGYSVARYQPQNYCYEFEKQFNWV; from the coding sequence ATGATTCGTTACCGCAGACCCAAGCAGGATGACAGCGTCATTATGGACTTGATTGAGAAGCAGCTCGTCCCGTTGTCGCATCTGCCGCAGACTATTATTAACCAGGTCAGGAAAGACTTGCCCCGCCGTTTGAGCCAAGGAGTAACCCTGGTAGCTTGTCCGGACTATGAAAGTGATCCGCTGGGATTTGTCCATTTCATGCTGCACGGTGATCTGCTCTATATTGATATGCTGGCCATAGCTCCGGCAGCACGGCGCAAGCGCTGGGGAAATCTGCTGATGGACCGTGCGGAACGGTTTGCATTATCCCGCGGCTGTAAGCGGGCCAAGGTCGCTGTGGATACCGGAAATACGGCAGGTATCTCCTTTTATGAAAAAATGGGCTACAGCGTAGCCCGTTATCAGCCGCAGAATTATTGCTATGAATTTGAGAAGCAGTTCAATTGGGTCTAA
- a CDS encoding acyl-CoA thioesterase, with the protein MEEHNDPQTNLPFKYSRESRVFKTGRVFPNDVNNHKTLFGGKLMSTIDEVASISAMRHCRKNVVTASTDSVDFLRPIRPSDSVCFESFVTWTGRTSIEVFVKIISENLYTGERAVAATSFLTFVAIEEDGTPAPVPAIIPETDEEKLISESAEERSELRKIRRASSKKLASQLSTTKYWE; encoded by the coding sequence ATGGAAGAACATAACGATCCTCAAACCAATCTGCCCTTTAAGTACAGCCGTGAATCGCGCGTTTTCAAAACCGGCCGCGTCTTCCCCAATGATGTCAACAATCACAAGACATTGTTCGGAGGCAAGCTGATGAGCACTATAGATGAAGTGGCTTCGATCTCAGCCATGCGCCACTGCCGTAAAAATGTCGTCACAGCTTCAACTGATTCTGTAGACTTCCTGCGGCCGATCCGGCCTTCCGATTCCGTCTGCTTCGAATCCTTTGTCACCTGGACGGGCCGCACCAGCATCGAGGTATTCGTTAAAATCATCTCTGAAAACCTCTACACCGGCGAACGCGCCGTTGCCGCTACCTCGTTCCTGACTTTTGTAGCCATTGAAGAGGACGGCACACCGGCGCCTGTACCAGCGATCATTCCTGAGACCGATGAAGAGAAGCTGATCAGCGAATCTGCAGAAGAGCGGTCCGAGCTCCGGAAGATCAGACGCGCAAGCAGTAAGAAACTTGCTTCACAGCTCAGCACCACCAAGTACTGGGAATAA
- a CDS encoding ABC transporter permease: protein MDLLTLGQLLNTTLVFSTALIFAALGGIFSERSGVVNIGLEGLMMFGAFAAAVGGHYAQDAGMGAWAPWVGVLCAMAVGVIGSLIHAVASITFKADQTISGTVINFLAAGSTLYMVKLFFDGAGESPLIDGFKKVSVPVLSKIPVIGEGIFNSYPTTYLAIILVIVIYFVLFKTPFGLRLRAVGEHPSAADTLGVNVNRMRYIGVMLSGMLAGIGGATITLTTTGTFAHNTISGQGFIAIAAMIFGKWNPLGAFGAAVFFGFSQAIRNYVQLFEWSKSIPQEFIFMIPYVLTIIVLVSAVGRSSAPKALGEPYDPGKR from the coding sequence ATGGATCTGCTGACGTTAGGACAATTGCTCAATACGACGCTTGTTTTTTCCACGGCGCTCATTTTCGCTGCTCTTGGCGGCATCTTCTCTGAACGTTCCGGTGTGGTCAATATCGGTCTTGAAGGTTTAATGATGTTTGGTGCCTTTGCTGCTGCTGTAGGGGGACACTATGCCCAGGATGCAGGAATGGGAGCATGGGCTCCATGGGTTGGTGTGCTCTGTGCCATGGCAGTCGGAGTAATCGGCTCGCTGATTCACGCTGTTGCCTCCATTACCTTCAAAGCGGATCAGACGATCAGCGGTACAGTAATCAACTTTCTGGCGGCAGGAAGTACGCTGTATATGGTTAAGCTGTTTTTCGACGGGGCAGGCGAGTCTCCGCTGATTGACGGATTCAAAAAAGTGTCAGTACCTGTACTTTCCAAGATTCCGGTGATCGGTGAAGGGATTTTTAACTCGTATCCGACAACCTATCTGGCGATTATTCTCGTCATCGTGATTTATTTCGTCCTCTTCAAGACACCGTTCGGACTCCGTCTGCGTGCGGTTGGTGAACATCCAAGTGCTGCGGATACTCTGGGTGTCAACGTAAACCGGATGAGATATATTGGCGTTATGCTGAGCGGTATGCTGGCAGGTATTGGCGGAGCGACGATCACTCTGACGACTACAGGCACGTTTGCGCACAATACGATTTCCGGTCAGGGCTTCATTGCGATTGCCGCAATGATCTTCGGTAAATGGAATCCGCTGGGTGCCTTCGGAGCTGCCGTATTCTTCGGCTTCTCGCAGGCAATCCGTAACTATGTGCAGCTGTTTGAATGGTCCAAGAGCATTCCGCAGGAATTTATATTCATGATTCCTTACGTGCTGACTATTATCGTGCTGGTGAGTGCTGTAGGCCGCTCCTCTGCTCCAAAAGCATTGGGTGAACCTTACGATCCTGGTAAACGTTAA
- the rpmI gene encoding 50S ribosomal protein L35 codes for MPKMKTHSSLKGRFKITGSGKVLRYKAHKNHLLSHKSKRAKRVLNGNPVMAAGDVRRLKQGLANLK; via the coding sequence ATGCCTAAAATGAAAACACATAGCAGCCTGAAAGGCCGCTTCAAGATCACCGGATCCGGTAAAGTTCTGCGCTACAAAGCCCACAAGAACCACTTGCTGTCCCACAAGTCCAAACGTGCTAAGCGCGTACTGAACGGCAATCCGGTTATGGCTGCCGGTGACGTTAGACGTTTGAAACAAGGACTTGCTAACTTGAAATAG
- a CDS encoding ABC transporter ATP-binding protein yields MSAAAPVVELKQITKRFPGIVANDSISLTLQKGEIHALLGENGAGKSTLMNIVFGLYQPDEGSIEIDGKPVIIDSPNKAIELGIGMVHQHFKLVEPFTVTENIVLGMEPKKGLKIDYKSAAEQVRKLSEQYGLQVDPNARIHDISVGMQQRVEIMKTLYRGADILIFDEPTAVLTPQEITELMAIMKRLVAEGKSIILITHKLKEIMQISDRVTIIRRGKVIDSVTTSETNPNELAEKMVGRGVTFKVDKQVPHIGDSVLKLTNVNSKSKDGVPVLNGLSFEVKAGEILGIAGVDGNGQSELIQAITGLRKIDSGSITVSGQEIANLSPRKISEMNVSHIPEDRHKHGLVLDFSVSENMVLETYYKSPYNQGGFLKMDVIDRHAEDLIKQFDVRTPSIETKARSLSGGNQQKAIIAREIDKNPTLLIAAQPTRGLDVGAIEFVQKQLIAQRDQGKAVLLISFELDEIMNVSDRIAVIYEGHIVGEVFPQDTNDRELGLMMAGSLKRGGNAGA; encoded by the coding sequence ATGAGTGCTGCGGCTCCTGTCGTAGAGTTGAAGCAAATCACAAAACGCTTTCCCGGTATTGTCGCGAACGACTCCATTAGTCTGACGCTCCAAAAAGGGGAGATCCATGCACTGCTTGGTGAAAACGGGGCAGGCAAGTCAACCTTGATGAATATCGTATTCGGACTGTACCAGCCCGATGAAGGCAGCATAGAAATCGACGGGAAACCGGTTATTATTGATAGCCCCAATAAAGCTATTGAGCTTGGCATTGGTATGGTTCACCAGCATTTCAAGCTTGTTGAGCCTTTTACGGTAACCGAGAATATCGTTCTTGGGATGGAACCGAAGAAGGGCCTGAAAATCGACTATAAATCCGCAGCGGAGCAGGTTCGTAAGCTCTCCGAGCAGTATGGCCTCCAGGTTGATCCGAATGCCCGGATTCATGACATTTCGGTCGGCATGCAGCAACGGGTAGAAATTATGAAAACCCTGTACCGCGGAGCGGATATACTTATATTCGACGAGCCAACCGCTGTACTAACGCCGCAGGAAATTACAGAACTAATGGCGATTATGAAGCGGCTCGTTGCAGAGGGAAAGTCTATTATTCTGATTACGCATAAGCTTAAGGAAATTATGCAGATCTCTGACCGTGTAACCATTATCCGCAGAGGGAAAGTTATTGATAGTGTCACTACTTCTGAAACTAATCCTAATGAACTGGCTGAGAAAATGGTTGGCCGCGGAGTAACCTTTAAGGTGGACAAGCAGGTTCCGCATATTGGTGACAGTGTGCTTAAACTCACAAATGTCAACAGCAAGAGCAAGGATGGCGTTCCCGTCCTGAACGGTCTCAGCTTTGAAGTGAAGGCAGGGGAGATTCTGGGTATTGCCGGTGTTGACGGAAACGGACAAAGTGAGCTGATTCAGGCTATTACCGGCCTGCGCAAAATCGATTCAGGCTCCATTACCGTTTCGGGCCAGGAGATTGCCAACCTATCGCCGCGCAAAATCTCTGAAATGAACGTATCCCACATACCTGAAGACCGGCATAAACACGGTCTGGTGCTTGATTTCAGTGTCAGTGAGAACATGGTGCTCGAAACCTATTATAAGAGCCCTTATAATCAGGGCGGATTCCTCAAGATGGATGTTATTGACCGCCATGCCGAGGATTTGATCAAGCAATTTGATGTGCGGACACCTTCAATTGAGACTAAGGCCCGCTCCTTGTCCGGCGGTAATCAGCAAAAAGCGATTATTGCGCGGGAAATAGACAAAAATCCGACACTGCTGATTGCAGCACAGCCTACACGCGGTCTGGATGTAGGGGCGATTGAATTTGTGCAGAAGCAGCTGATTGCCCAGCGTGACCAGGGCAAGGCTGTTTTGCTCATTTCCTTCGAACTGGATGAAATTATGAATGTATCCGACAGAATTGCCGTTATTTACGAAGGGCATATTGTCGGCGAAGTATTCCCGCAGGATACAAATGACCGGGAACTCGGTCTGATGATGGCGGGAAGCTTGAAGCGGGGAGGAAATGCGGGTGCATAG
- the infC gene encoding translation initiation factor IF-3 — translation MINDEIRAREVRLVGAEGEQIGITPIREALQMAIDLNLDLVNVAPQAKPPVCRIMDYGKFRYETQKKEKEARKNQKIVDLKEVWFRANIEEHDYQTKFRNVIKFLGEGDKVKCSVRFRGREITHANIGQKILERVKNEVVDIAVVERQPKLEGRSMIMILAPKPQ, via the coding sequence ATGATCAATGATGAAATTCGGGCCAGAGAGGTCCGGTTGGTTGGAGCGGAAGGTGAGCAAATCGGAATTACGCCGATCCGAGAGGCGCTGCAAATGGCGATTGATCTGAATTTGGATTTAGTCAACGTAGCTCCGCAGGCGAAACCGCCGGTATGCCGCATCATGGATTACGGCAAGTTCCGTTATGAAACACAGAAGAAAGAGAAGGAAGCGCGTAAGAATCAGAAGATCGTTGATCTTAAGGAAGTCTGGTTCCGTGCTAACATTGAAGAACATGATTATCAAACCAAGTTCCGCAATGTGATCAAATTCCTGGGTGAAGGCGATAAAGTGAAGTGCTCCGTTCGTTTCCGCGGACGTGAGATTACCCACGCTAATATCGGCCAGAAAATTCTGGAACGCGTTAAGAACGAAGTGGTTGATATAGCTGTTGTGGAGCGCCAGCCTAAGCTGGAAGGACGCAGCATGATTATGATTCTGGCTCCTAAGCCCCAATAA
- a CDS encoding ABC transporter permease — protein MHRLKKIFATDSYIVPLVAIVMGFLVGAVVMLIGGYDPVAAYSALFKRVFGSPYDFGEAIREMTPLMFTGLAVAFAFRSGMFNIGADGQVLIGMTAATLVGIKLAGLPSFLLVPLAVIAAGLAGGLWAGIAGYLKAKRGINEVITTIMLNWIALYLSNYIVRNFLLLKGQNRSEDIPASLSMTFLNGVFDNARIHWGTAIAICAAIFFYVYLWKTKQGYEMRAVGLNPNAAEYAGMSVGRNVVKAMFISGAFAGLAGAGEVLGVFHYQSVFAASPGYGFNGIAVALLGLTHPLGVILAAILYGMLTYGAAGMSFGADVPPELIRIVIGSIIFFIAAQGIVRWVLKPFYLKRKKEKVS, from the coding sequence GTGCATAGACTGAAAAAAATCTTCGCAACAGACAGCTATATTGTGCCTCTGGTTGCGATTGTAATGGGCTTCCTGGTCGGAGCCGTTGTTATGCTGATTGGCGGATATGACCCAGTAGCTGCCTACTCCGCGCTGTTCAAACGTGTATTTGGCAGTCCGTATGATTTTGGTGAGGCCATCCGCGAGATGACGCCGCTGATGTTCACCGGTCTTGCTGTAGCTTTTGCATTCCGTTCAGGGATGTTTAACATCGGTGCGGATGGACAGGTGCTGATCGGTATGACTGCTGCTACTCTGGTCGGGATCAAACTGGCCGGTTTACCGTCCTTCCTGCTGGTTCCGCTTGCTGTAATTGCTGCAGGGCTTGCCGGTGGACTATGGGCCGGTATTGCCGGCTACCTGAAGGCCAAACGCGGAATCAATGAAGTTATAACTACGATTATGCTGAACTGGATTGCGCTGTATCTGTCGAATTATATTGTTAGGAACTTCCTCCTGCTTAAAGGCCAGAACCGTTCCGAAGACATTCCGGCATCATTGTCCATGACCTTCCTGAACGGGGTATTCGATAACGCACGTATTCACTGGGGGACGGCTATTGCGATCTGTGCGGCTATCTTCTTCTATGTCTACTTATGGAAGACCAAACAGGGATATGAGATGCGTGCTGTAGGTCTCAATCCGAATGCTGCCGAATATGCCGGGATGAGTGTAGGACGTAACGTGGTTAAAGCCATGTTTATCAGTGGCGCCTTTGCCGGTCTTGCCGGTGCGGGTGAAGTGCTCGGCGTATTCCATTACCAGTCCGTATTTGCAGCTTCGCCAGGGTACGGCTTTAATGGTATCGCAGTAGCCCTGCTGGGCCTGACACATCCGCTGGGTGTAATTCTGGCAGCGATCCTGTATGGTATGCTCACTTACGGTGCTGCAGGTATGAGCTTTGGCGCGGATGTTCCGCCTGAGCTGATCCGCATCGTAATCGGTTCGATTATATTCTTTATTGCAGCTCAAGGAATTGTCCGCTGGGTGCTTAAGCCCTTTTACCTCAAGCGGAAGAAAGAGAAGGTGTCATAG
- a CDS encoding phosphatase PAP2 family protein, which translates to MRHLFMKLLLWERRLFQWINGRLHNPFLNFWLFYLTHLGGATSAIGINVLIWAFAPQPLRTTGLQALTALAVSHLPVAIAKKLYPRMRPYLALPGTNTFHNPLKDHSFPSGHTTAIFASTVPYMAAYPALTVVLLPLACIVGFSRIYLGLHYPSDVMAGAVIGGGVAAGTVALWF; encoded by the coding sequence ATGAGACATTTATTCATGAAATTACTACTCTGGGAGCGCCGCCTTTTCCAATGGATCAACGGCCGCCTGCATAACCCTTTTCTGAACTTCTGGCTCTTCTATCTTACCCATCTGGGCGGCGCAACAAGCGCTATCGGTATCAATGTGCTCATCTGGGCCTTTGCTCCCCAGCCGCTTCGGACGACAGGCCTTCAGGCCCTCACTGCACTGGCGGTCAGCCATCTGCCCGTTGCAATCGCCAAAAAGCTGTACCCGCGCATGCGGCCTTATCTGGCGCTGCCGGGCACCAATACGTTCCACAATCCGCTTAAGGATCATTCTTTTCCTTCAGGCCATACTACAGCTATCTTTGCCTCTACGGTTCCTTATATGGCGGCTTATCCGGCCCTTACCGTTGTTCTGCTGCCGCTGGCGTGCATTGTCGGCTTCTCGCGGATTTATCTCGGGCTGCACTATCCGTCCGATGTAATGGCAGGTGCAGTGATCGGCGGCGGCGTTGCCGCAGGCACAGTTGCTCTGTGGTTCTGA
- a CDS encoding glycosyltransferase family 2 protein, with amino-acid sequence MADALFVTLQVILAAIAVYQFTFSLFGLHRKKRKEHFTPEKSFAVLVAAHNEEEVVGALMENLKQLNYPRDLYDVFVICDNCTDGTAKIVREHGMNACVRTNNNLRGKGYAIEWMLKELWAMPRQYDAVVMFDADNLAHTEFLMEMNNDLCSGAKVIQGYIDTKNPEDSWITAAYGVSYWYINRLWQLSRHNLQMANFLGGTGMCFETALLKEMGWGATSLVEDLEFTMRSASKGVYPKFNYDAKVFDEKPLTFKASSRQRLRWMQGHFTVARRYFFPLLWQSIKERSLTKFDLALYGANVYIVLLTFLMTAVMWVDTALFDGPNIANIYGHLPIWLSYLAIGANILTFLLAMALEKVKFKKVYLYLLAFPVYLLSWYPITFYAFFTQNNKQWSHTKHTRVVRLEEVQSKQV; translated from the coding sequence ATGGCAGACGCTCTGTTTGTTACGCTCCAAGTGATCTTGGCAGCAATTGCAGTCTATCAGTTCACGTTTTCGCTGTTCGGACTGCACAGGAAGAAGAGAAAGGAACATTTTACACCGGAAAAGTCTTTTGCAGTTCTGGTAGCCGCGCACAATGAGGAAGAAGTGGTCGGCGCGCTGATGGAAAATTTGAAGCAGCTTAATTATCCCCGGGATCTGTACGATGTATTTGTCATCTGTGACAACTGCACCGACGGGACGGCCAAGATCGTAAGGGAGCACGGTATGAACGCCTGTGTCCGCACGAATAACAATCTGCGGGGCAAGGGCTATGCCATTGAATGGATGCTGAAGGAACTGTGGGCCATGCCGCGGCAGTATGACGCTGTAGTCATGTTCGACGCTGATAATCTGGCGCACACGGAATTCCTGATGGAGATGAATAATGATCTCTGTTCAGGTGCCAAGGTCATTCAGGGGTACATTGACACCAAGAATCCGGAGGATTCCTGGATCACTGCAGCCTACGGTGTATCCTACTGGTACATCAACCGCCTGTGGCAGCTTTCGCGTCACAATCTGCAGATGGCGAATTTCCTCGGCGGCACCGGAATGTGCTTTGAGACAGCCCTGCTGAAAGAAATGGGCTGGGGCGCTACCAGTCTGGTAGAGGACTTGGAATTCACGATGCGCAGTGCCTCCAAGGGCGTCTATCCGAAGTTTAACTATGATGCCAAGGTATTCGATGAGAAGCCGCTGACCTTCAAGGCTTCCTCGAGACAGCGCCTGCGCTGGATGCAGGGACACTTTACGGTGGCCCGCCGCTATTTCTTCCCGCTGCTGTGGCAGAGTATCAAGGAACGCAGTTTAACCAAGTTTGACCTGGCCCTGTATGGAGCCAACGTCTACATTGTCCTGCTGACGTTTCTGATGACTGCGGTTATGTGGGTAGACACCGCACTGTTCGATGGTCCGAACATTGCTAATATTTATGGTCATCTGCCGATCTGGCTGAGCTATCTGGCGATCGGAGCGAATATTCTGACCTTCCTTCTGGCCATGGCGCTGGAGAAGGTGAAGTTCAAGAAGGTATATCTGTATCTATTGGCCTTCCCGGTTTATCTGCTGTCGTGGTATCCGATCACGTTCTACGCGTTCTTCACGCAGAACAACAAGCAGTGGAGCCACACAAAGCATACGCGGGTGGTCCGGCTTGAGGAAGTTCAGAGCAAGCAGGTATAA
- a CDS encoding glycosyltransferase, with amino-acid sequence MRKKRVLLLSEGFGAGHTQAAYALSSSLRKLSPHIQTRVLELGNFLNPKMAPLIVSAYRKTVTSQPRLMGYVYRHQKSFNRLTTLALHRIFYTHTQNIVRQLKPDIIICTHFIPSAVVSRLKRLNPGFKAPLVTVITDYDAHASWISPEVDRYLVSTPEVKAKLRRRSVPSARIQVTGMPVHPSFWEHPGRQEILEQFSLQDLPTVLVMGGGWGMMNDGVVNEALAGWREKVQIVFCLGRNEKLLNDMKADPAYRHPNISLLGFTRDVDKLMEISDLLVTKPGGMTCSEGLAKGIPMLFHNPLPGQEEENVRYFTSAGLGEAISSLEVVDKWMERLLYHYDDVQAKRKSHLEAIAKFHPLQSAQSIIDMLD; translated from the coding sequence TTGCGCAAAAAAAGAGTATTGTTGCTGTCGGAAGGTTTTGGCGCAGGACATACGCAGGCAGCTTACGCGCTGTCTAGCAGCCTGCGCAAGCTATCGCCCCATATTCAAACCAGGGTACTGGAGCTGGGGAATTTTCTGAACCCCAAAATGGCTCCGCTAATTGTATCGGCTTACCGCAAGACAGTGACCTCACAGCCACGGCTGATGGGGTATGTGTACCGTCACCAAAAATCATTTAACCGTCTTACCACACTTGCCCTGCACCGCATATTTTATACACATACCCAGAATATTGTGAGACAGCTGAAGCCCGATATCATCATCTGCACGCACTTTATCCCGAGCGCTGTTGTCTCCCGCCTGAAACGGCTGAACCCGGGCTTCAAGGCGCCGCTGGTCACGGTTATCACCGATTACGACGCCCATGCCAGCTGGATCAGTCCGGAGGTGGACCGTTATCTGGTCTCAACCCCTGAGGTCAAAGCCAAACTGCGCCGGCGCAGCGTTCCCTCCGCCAGAATCCAGGTAACCGGCATGCCGGTGCACCCGAGCTTCTGGGAGCATCCCGGACGGCAGGAGATTCTGGAGCAGTTCAGCCTCCAGGACCTGCCGACTGTCCTGGTCATGGGCGGCGGCTGGGGCATGATGAACGACGGCGTGGTCAACGAGGCGCTGGCCGGCTGGCGGGAGAAGGTGCAGATTGTCTTTTGCCTCGGCAGAAACGAGAAGCTGCTGAATGACATGAAGGCTGATCCCGCATACCGGCATCCGAACATTTCACTGCTTGGCTTCACCCGCGACGTCGACAAGCTGATGGAAATTTCTGACCTGCTGGTTACCAAGCCGGGCGGTATGACCTGCAGCGAAGGCCTGGCCAAGGGCATTCCCATGCTTTTCCACAACCCGCTGCCGGGACAGGAGGAGGAGAACGTCCGTTACTTTACCTCAGCCGGCCTCGGTGAAGCGATCTCCTCCCTGGAGGTCGTAGACAAATGGATGGAGCGGCTGCTCTACCACTACGATGATGTGCAGGCCAAACGGAAAAGCCATCTTGAGGCTATAGCTAAATTCCATCCGCTGCAAAGCGCCCAGAGCATTATTGATATGCTGGATTAA
- a CDS encoding BMP family ABC transporter substrate-binding protein, whose translation MKKFLKTSLVMLTACTAILAGCGNNNNANSGNAANGETGTNAGTATNAPAAEAPKSDVKIGLVTDVGGVNDKSFNQSAWEALQSLETEAGVEIKYLQSNSNADYEPNLNQFVKGGYNLTWGIGFDLGDALLKVAQENPDANLAIIDSVVDAPNVESVTFAENEGSFLVGVVAGLTTKTNKVGFIGGMESPVIKRFEVGFKAGVEAVNPEATVSITYAGAYDKPDTGKSLAATLYNAGNDIIFPAAGATGNGVFNEAKSRNDAGGDKVWVIGVDKDQSLEFGDDVTLTSMIKRVDEAVKKVSQQVVDGTFKGGTTTVLTLKDNGVGLPETSKANVSAEILAKVEEYKQQIIDGTIVVPGE comes from the coding sequence ATGAAAAAGTTTTTGAAAACGTCGCTCGTTATGTTGACCGCTTGCACAGCTATCCTGGCAGGATGCGGAAACAACAATAACGCCAACTCAGGAAATGCTGCTAATGGTGAAACTGGTACCAACGCTGGAACAGCTACCAATGCACCGGCTGCTGAAGCTCCTAAGTCCGATGTGAAAATTGGTCTGGTTACTGACGTAGGCGGAGTTAACGACAAATCGTTTAACCAATCAGCTTGGGAAGCTCTTCAATCCCTTGAAACAGAGGCTGGCGTTGAAATTAAATATCTGCAGAGTAACTCTAATGCTGACTATGAGCCAAACCTTAACCAATTCGTTAAAGGCGGCTACAATCTGACTTGGGGTATCGGTTTTGACCTTGGCGACGCTTTGCTGAAGGTTGCTCAAGAAAACCCGGATGCTAACCTGGCAATCATCGACAGCGTTGTTGACGCTCCTAACGTGGAATCCGTAACATTTGCTGAAAACGAAGGCTCCTTCCTGGTTGGTGTAGTTGCAGGTCTGACTACAAAAACTAACAAAGTAGGCTTTATCGGCGGTATGGAAAGCCCGGTTATCAAACGTTTCGAAGTTGGCTTCAAAGCCGGCGTAGAAGCAGTTAACCCTGAAGCAACTGTAAGCATTACGTATGCAGGTGCATATGACAAGCCTGACACTGGTAAATCCCTGGCTGCTACATTGTATAACGCTGGCAACGACATCATCTTCCCGGCTGCAGGCGCAACTGGTAACGGTGTATTTAACGAAGCTAAGTCCCGTAATGATGCAGGCGGCGACAAAGTATGGGTTATCGGCGTAGACAAAGACCAATCCCTGGAGTTTGGTGACGATGTAACGCTGACTTCCATGATCAAACGTGTTGACGAAGCGGTTAAGAAGGTTTCCCAGCAAGTGGTTGACGGAACATTCAAGGGCGGTACTACAACTGTACTGACTCTGAAAGACAACGGTGTAGGCCTTCCTGAAACTTCCAAAGCTAACGTTTCCGCTGAAATCCTGGCTAAGGTTGAAGAATACAAACAACAAATCATCGATGGAACAATCGTTGTTCCTGGCGAGTAA
- the rplT gene encoding 50S ribosomal protein L20 has protein sequence MARVKGGFVVRRRHKKVLKLAKGYFGSKHRIFKTAKEQVMKSMVYAYRDRRQTKRNFRRLWIVRINAAARQNGLSYSKLVHGLKLAGVEVNRKMLADLAVNDLNAFNSLAVVAKEKINA, from the coding sequence ATGGCAAGAGTTAAAGGCGGATTTGTAGTTCGTCGTAGACATAAAAAAGTATTGAAGCTGGCTAAGGGTTATTTCGGTTCCAAGCACCGCATTTTCAAAACTGCTAAAGAGCAAGTAATGAAATCGATGGTTTACGCATACCGTGACCGTCGTCAGACTAAACGTAACTTCCGCAGACTGTGGATCGTTCGTATTAATGCAGCAGCCCGTCAAAACGGTCTGTCCTACAGCAAGCTTGTACACGGCCTGAAACTGGCTGGCGTAGAAGTGAACCGCAAAATGCTGGCTGACCTGGCAGTAAACGACCTGAACGCATTCAACTCCCTGGCTGTTGTAGCCAAAGAGAAGATCAACGCGTAA
- the trmB gene encoding tRNA (guanosine(46)-N7)-methyltransferase TrmB, translated as MRLRGRKGIRESLEEQTDLVVLDPRSLKGRWSEVFGNDNPIHVEFGMGKGQFISQMSFKYPGINFIGVDMYDELIRRAAEKARLVWEPAGHETPPNLKVALANIDYAEEVFAPGELERIYLNFSDPWPKSKHARRRLTHPRFLDKYRGLLSPLGEIHLKTDSRSLFEFSLNAFADFGLQMKNISLDLHTEGVINEEHVMTEYETKFYNRGVNIHRCEAIVGAEALARYQATRLDKYRL; from the coding sequence ATGCGTTTACGCGGAAGAAAAGGAATACGTGAAAGCCTGGAAGAACAGACAGACCTGGTAGTTCTCGATCCACGCAGCCTTAAGGGACGCTGGTCGGAAGTGTTCGGCAACGACAACCCGATTCATGTGGAATTCGGGATGGGCAAAGGGCAGTTTATAAGCCAGATGAGCTTTAAATATCCCGGTATCAATTTTATCGGCGTTGATATGTATGATGAGCTGATCCGCCGTGCGGCGGAAAAGGCGAGACTGGTATGGGAGCCGGCGGGACATGAGACCCCGCCGAACCTGAAGGTGGCACTGGCGAACATCGACTATGCCGAGGAAGTGTTTGCACCGGGTGAGCTGGAGCGGATTTATCTGAACTTTAGTGATCCCTGGCCAAAAAGCAAGCATGCCCGCCGGCGCCTGACCCACCCGCGCTTCCTCGACAAATACCGCGGCCTGCTTAGCCCGCTCGGTGAAATTCATCTGAAGACGGATTCGCGCAGCCTGTTCGAGTTCTCATTGAATGCTTTTGCCGATTTCGGCCTGCAGATGAAAAATATTTCGCTGGACCTGCATACAGAGGGCGTTATCAACGAAGAGCATGTCATGACGGAATATGAGACAAAGTTCTATAACCGCGGCGTAAACATTCACCGCTGTGAGGCGATTGTCGGTGCAGAAGCGCTGGCGCGCTATCAGGCAACCCGCCTGGATAAATACCGGCTGTAA